The Sediminicola sp. YIK13 genomic sequence CATTCATAGTTACCATTGGATATAATGCCGCTCCATTGGAAAAACCAAGTTTTTTGGCATTTTCGATAGCTTTTTCCAAATGGTTATACCTGTATTTTAATAAATTCCTGGCAACAAGTTGATCTTTGGTAGCCATATAAAATGGTATACAATACGCTTCGGTATCCCAATAGGTACTTCCTCCGTATTTTTCTCCCGTAAATCCTTTTGGTCCTATATTCAATCTTGAATCCTTTCCTAAATAGGTTTGGTTCAACTGAAAAATATTGAAACGAATTCCTTGCTGGGCCTTAATATCCCCTTCAATGGTAATATCGCTCATCTCCCAAATCTTTTCCCAAGCTTGCTTCTGTTTATCCAATAAAGCGTCGAAGCCCATAGTGGTCACTTTTTTCAAGACCGCCTTCGCGGCATTGACAAGTTCGGTGGCTTCATGATTTCGGGAAACTGTATACCCCCCAAATTTATGCAAGGTGGCCGATTCTCCTTTGTTCAGGGTCACTTTATAGGTAAAACGTACCTTGTGTTCTTCTATATGCGCGTCGCTATTCAAAGCCACCTCTTTCCCATTGTGGAATACTTTGGATTCCATAAAAGTACAGGTCGCAAAATTCGTCTTCATGGTATGCGCTTCTATAAAACCTTGCTGACCTTGGGAAGAAACTTTTGTGGTATTCCAAAATTTGTCATCCCAGTTGGTATCTTCATTGGTAATCCCACTGTCAACATACGGACTAAAGGAAACTTCCATATTTCCACTTAAAGCTTTTACCTCGTACTTAATGGCTCCTGCCTCATCAATGTCCAAACTCAAGAATCGGATTACTTTTACCTCAATTTCCTGATCGCTTGGCAGGGTTGCAACGAAGGTTCTTTGGTACCATCCTTCCTTCATATTAAGTTCCCTCTTGTACTGGGATACTTTCTTACAGGTGTTCAAATCCAAAGAGGCACCATCGATCTCTACATCTATCCCAATCCAATTAGGGGCATTTATGACCTTGGCAAAATATTCCGGATACCCATTTTTCCACCAACCAACACGAGTCTTGTCCGGGTAATAAACCCCAGCGATATAACTTCCCTGAAAAGTATGTCCCGAATACTGCTCTTCAAAATTGGCTCGTTGTCCCATGGCTCCGTTTCCAATACTGAAAAGGCTTTCAGAAGATTTAACTTTCTCCTTATCAAATCCTTCTTCTATGATCGACCAAACATTTGGTATAATATAATCCTGGTTCATGTTATAAAGTGGTTAATTGATTAATAAAATCTGTACTTATTTCCGTAAAATCATTGAAATTATATTGAGCTTCCGTCAATATTGTTTTATCTCCAATGCCTATGCTGGTCATCCCTGCAGAATTGGCCGCCTGTATCCCCGCAAGGGCATCCTCAAAGACCACACAATCTGTTGGTTCTACTCCAATATCTTTGGCCGCCAAAAGGAATACTTCAGGATCGGGTTTTGCTTTTGTAACGTTGTTACCGTCTACCACAACCTTGAAATAGGAGAGCAAACCTACCTTTTTTAATATGGGAATTGCATTTTTACTGGCAGAGCCCAAGGCCATGGGAATATTATTGGCTTTAAGAAAATCTAGGATTTTTGGGACATCGGGAAGAATCTCAGACGCATCCATTTTCTCGATATAACTCAAATAATCTTCATTTTTTTCGATCATCCAGTTATCGAACTGTTCCTTTGTGGCATCCACTTCCCCAAGTTCCAATAAAATTTGTAAGCATCTTTTTCGACTGACCCCTTTGAACGCCTCATTCTGTTCTTCGGAAAATTCGAATCCCAATTCATTGGCCAATTTTTTCCAGGCCAAATAATGGTATTTCGCCGTATCGACTATGACACCATCTAAATCAAATATGAATCCTTTAATCACCATGTATAAATTTAAGTTACAGCGCAGAGCTGATTGATTGCTGAAAATCATTTAAAACAACGACCTCCAACAATGGACTTTTAATTTCCAAAACTATCGGAATAAAAAAAACCTACTAAAGATTAGCAGTTCCAATAATAGTGGAGATTTGTTATCAATAAATAAAATGAGAAGTAGCAACAACTATTGACAACTTAACAAATATATAAATTTTTTCTACTTCTAATTTCCAACCATTGGCTTCTAAACGAGCCCAACGACCTATTTCTATTTGGCCCCTTATAAATCTTATTGAAAATTGATCTGACTAAAATTCACTGTCATTCATTTTAATAAAACCCCTCTAATTTATTGTGGACTCCCTTTCAATCAATGTGGAATCTAAGATTTCGGTTCGGTATATCTCCTCCTCTTCCTCATTTTCAACCTTATCGATCAACATTTTTGCAGCAATGGCACCCATGCTTTCCCCGTGTTGGGCTACGGCGCTAAGACTGGGATTGGCATATTTGGATAGGGGTCCGTCCGTAAAACCGATGAAAGAAACATCTTCAGGAATCTTCAATCCTTTTTTTTGCACCACCCGCATTCCATAAATGGCAAATATTTCGTTGACACATAGGACCGCATCCATTGTGACCGTGTCAAAGAAATGTTGTATTGCTGCTTCATCTATGCTTTCAAAAGGAAGGGTCAACACCAAATCCTTATGTATGGGAATCCCTTCATCTTTTAAAGCTTGATAATAGCCCTCAGTTCTAGCTTTGCTGACACTTAGATTTTCTGTATTAATCAAAGCAATATTACGCCTTCCGCTATCTATTAACTTCTTAACCGCTTTATAGGCACTGTCCCTATCATCAATGATGACCTTATCACATTCCACTTCATCGGTCACCCTATCGAACATGACCAAAGGGATACCCTGGCTGGTCACTTCCTTTATATGGTTATAATCGTTTCGGGCCTGTGTTTCCGTGGACAACGACATAATAAAGCCATCAATACTGCCATTTGCCAGCATCTCCATGTTGATCACCTCCTTGTCAAACGATTCATCTGAGAGGCAAACAATGACATTATAGCCTCTTTCATTCGCATACTTTTCTATACCTCTAACCACCGTCGTAAAAAAATGGTGGACTATATTGGGAATAATGACCCCGATGTTTTTTGTCCGTTTGTTCTTTAAGCTTATTGCTATATTGTTGGGCTTGTAATTGTAGAGTTTTGCGAAAGCCTGAATCCTTTCCTTTGTATCCCTACTAATTTCCTCGCTATTTTTCAAGGCCTTGGAAACTGTGGAAATGGATACTTCTAATTCTCTGGCGATGTGCTTAAGGGTTATTTTTCTTTTCAAAATATACCAATAATTTAAGGCAACTGCTGTTGTCGGAGTTGAAAAATAGGCATTAATATAGCCCCAATTTGTAAAAGAAAGCTTTTTTTGCAAATAACAACCATAAAGTAATTAATCCATGGTTTCAGGAAGATAATTTTAACAAATATTTGATTAAATAAAAATTCATATATTTGTTATGCCTTGCCATTTAACTAACTTTTGATTAATAAATTGCGAATTGCATAATTTAGTACAACTAAGTTTACGAGTATAATTTTTTAACCTAAGTTATTAACACGAAACCGTTTTCGTGAAATTCTATTCAGTATTCTTAGTCATTTTAACAAAAAATTTACATAAGTTTAACCTGGAATTGAAATTAACTAAACTAAAATTACTTATTTATGAAGATTACGCTACTAAAAAGCTTATTGCTTGTTGGGGCATTTTTATGCTTTGGACTTGCGAAAGCTCAGACGGTATCAGGTACTGTTTCTGATGCCAGCGGCCCTTTACCTGGGGCCAGTGTACTGGTAAAGGGAACTACCAACGGTACACAGACAGATTTTGATGGTAATTACACATTGAACAATGTGGGAAGCACAGCTACATTGGTTTTCAGCTATATCGGCTACAAACCATTAGAGGTTGCTGTGAACAGCAGAACTACTATTTCTGTAACACTTGAGGAAGATGCGCAGGCATTGGATGAAGTTGTTATTATTGGATATGGTACAACTACAGTTAAAGATGCAACAGGATCAGTAACATCTGTTACAGCGGAAGACTTTAATGGCGGTGTCATTGCTTCTCCAGAACAATTGATACAAGGTAAGACTGCCGGTGTCAATATTCAGCAGACTAGTGGTGAACCAGGAGCAGGAATCCAATTGAACATTCGTGGTTCCAACTCTGTAAGGGGTGACAACAGCCCATTGTTCGTTGTTGATGGTGTGCCATTGGCAGGAGGTAATACTTCTCCAGGAGGTGATACTGGAGGCGGCGGAAGTGCTGTGAAAAACCCGTTGAATTTCTTGAACCCATCGGATATCGAAAGCATCAGTATTCTTAAGGATGCTTCCGCAACTGCGATCTACGGTTCTAGAGGTGCGAATGGTGTTGTTATCATTACAACTAAAAGTGGTAAAGGAAGTGCAGGAGGAAAATTTGAATTCTCTTCCACACTAAGTATCGCTACACCTGCTAATAGTTATGACTTACTGGACAGAGATGAATATTTGAGCGCGGTTACCCAATTTGGTGGTGATGCATCTTCAGTTGATTTTGGCAACAATACAGACTGGCAAGAATTCTTAACAAGAACTGCTGCTTCTCAAAACCAAAACTTATCCTATTCCAACAACTACGGTAGTGGTAACATACGTGCTACTTTTGGATATGGAAAACAGTTTGGTGTTGTTGAAAAATCTAGCTTGGAACGTATTACTGGTAGATTGAATATTTCTCAAAGATTTTTGGATGACAAATTAACTTTAGGACTTCAAACCAGTATCTCACGTGTTAATGACGAGACGGCACCTTTATCTGGTGGCGCTGGTTTCCGTGGAGATATCTTAGGTGCTGGTTATTCGGCCAACCCAACATGGAGTACTGATCCTAACTTCTCAGATGGAGGTACCCAGATATTACCTGCTAACTATTTGGCCTATACCCAGAATGAAACATTTACCAACAGAGTTTTGGTAAACGGTTCCATAGATTACAAGTTTACTCCTGAACTTTCAGGTAAGTTGAACATGGGTTATGACAAATCGGAAGGTGAGAATACTTCAGTTATTTCTGGAGACGTTCAAAACTTTACCGGTATAGAAGGACAAGGATTTGGAGTGTTCAATACGCTTAATAGAGAAAACCATTTATTGGAAGCCACACTGAACTACAAGAAAGAATTTGAAGATTCCAGTTTTGATGCATTGGTAGGTTATTCCTTTCAGGATTTCAATGTTAGCGGTAGAAATTCAGCTGCTAGAACATTCTCCACCACTGATTTAAATCAAATGGGTGCAGATTTAAGAGAAACTGTTAATGGCGCTGCAAATATTATTGATGGTTCTTACCAACAATACTACTACGGTACAAATACCAACGGTCTTCTTGTAAACAGACTACAGCCAAATGTTGTATCGGGAGAGAATGTTGGTCTAGGTTTTAACCGATTGGTAGATGCAATGACCGCAGACACTTTTAACAACACAGATGAATTACAGTCATTCTTTGCTCGTTTAAATTATACGATTTCCAATAAGTACTTATTTACTGGAACTGTTAGAGCTGATGGATCTTCTAGATTTGGTCCAGAAAATCAATATGGATATTTCCCTTCTGGAGCTTTTGCTTGGAAGATGAGTGAAGAAGATTTTGTCGGAGATGCTGTTTCTACCTTAAAACTAAGGCTAAGTGGTGGTATCACTGGTAACCAAGATGGATTAGGATACGGTAACTTTGTTGCAAGACAACGTTTCGGAGACCTAGGTATCCAAAATGATAACGTAGTGAACCAAAACGGTCTGGCAATTGTTGCCACTGACGTTCCTGATTTGAAATGGGAATCAACTTTAAACTTTAACGTAGGGTTGGATTTCGGATTTAACAATGACAGACTATCAGGTAGTTTAGATGTTTACCGTAGTGAAACAACAGATCTTATTTTAAGAACTCCTCCTGCAGCACCTGCGGTGGATCCATTCCAGTTTGGTAATGTTGATGCTACTATCTTAAACCAGGGTATTGAATTTTCACTTGGATATGATTTTATTCAATCTGCAAATACTACGTTCTCTGCTAACTTTAACATAGCATACAACCAAAACGAAGTACAAGATTTCGCTAGTGCAATAAATACTGGTGAGATTAATGGACAAGGACTTTCTGGAGCCTTTGCACAGCGATTTGAAGCTGGTAGATCTTTGTTCTCTTATTACATGGCGATCTTTGAAGGATTTGACAGCAATGGCTTTCCAATCTACCAAGATGTAGATGGCAATGGAACAGGAGATCCTATCGCAGATCAAACATTTGTTGGTGAGGATGCCTTACCGGATGTTACTTCTGGATTATCTTTAAACTTTAGAAGTGGAAACTGGGATGCATCGACTTATTTTTCAGGACAGTTCGGATTCTCGGTTTACAACAACACAGCTAACGGTTTCTTCACAGGAGGTTCTATCGGCAACGCTAGGAATGTAACTCAGAACGTTGTTACTAGTGGCGAAGATGGTGGAGCATCTGCAGACGTTTCAACAAGATTCCTTGAAAAAGGTGATTTTGTAAGATTACAGAATGTGTCCATAGGATATAATGTGCCATTAACAGGTGAAGGCCTGTTCAAGAGTTTACGTTTATCCGTAACAGGACAGAATTTATTCTTAATTACTGATTACAGCGGACTTGATCCTGAAGTTACAACGGCTACTGGTGATTTAGGTTCTGGTGTACCAACTAGAGGAATCGACTGGGCGGCGTATCCAAATCCAAGAACAATAACCTTTGGACTTAATGCATCCTTTTAATTAAAAAATTGAATATCATGAAAAGAAATCAATTCAAAATATATTTTCTAACTATAGCGTCTGTGATAGGCCTCACCGCCTGTACCAACCTAGAAATTGAAGAAACCGACTCTATTATCAGTGAAGGTTTCCAAGGATTGGCAGATCCAACTTCAACGGTTGACGAACTTTACAACCGCGTTGGTGGACAATATGGAGACCAAGCAAATTTCTTTGCACTCCAAGAAGTAACAACAGACGCAGCTCTAGTTCCTACAAGAGGAACTGACTGGGGTGATAATGGTTTATGGAGGGTACTTCATAACCATTCATGGAACGGGGAACATGCCTTTATCGGTACTGTTTGGAACCAGTTCAATGCAAACCAGTTAATTGCTTCCCAAGTATTGGACTCAAGAAGTAATCCAACTGCCAATAATATCGGTGATGCTAGTTTTATGAGAGCCTACAGCATGTGGGTTATCTTGGACAACTACGGACAGGTTCCTTTTAGGGATACATCCTTACCATCATCGGCTTTGCCAGAAGTATTGACTGGACAGGCCGCTTTGGACATCATCTTGGCCGATCTTGATCAAGCCATTGCAAACTTACCAACTAAATCAGCTGGTACAGGTGCAGAACTAAATAGAGCCAGCAAAGCTGCAGCTCGTCATTTGAAGGCAAAAGTTCTTTTAAATAAGCACATCTACCTTGGTACTAGTCCTGATTCAGCAGACATGGCCCAAGTAATTTCTTTGGTCGATGCGATTGCCGCAGATGGATTCGCTTTACAAGCTGGGTACTTTGACTTATTTAGACAAGAGGCAGATAATGAGACCATCTGGTCCTTGACATCTTTGGCCACAGGTAACAGAATATTCAACGGATTACACTACAACTCCACAGCAATTGGTGGTGGTGGTTGGAACGGTTTCAGTACGTTGGCAGAATTCTACGACCTTTATGAGGGAGATCCAAACAGCAACCGAGTTGATGTTAACGGAAATCCATTGGATGGCCAAGAAGAAAGACGTGGTGGTGTTCCTCCAGCAGGTAAGCCATTTACAGGTGAACCAGGTACTACAGACAATGGTGGTCTTGAAGATGGATCCAATGTTGGATTTGGATACTTGATAGGGCAACAATTTGCTTTGGATGGTACCCCTTTAAAAGACAGAGCTGGTGCTCCATTGACTTTCAAAAGAGATTTTGTTGATGGTACCGGTGCTCCAAGTTTTATCAACAATGATGAAACAACGGGAATACGTGTTCAAAAATACAACGTAAGATACGGTGGAGGTTTTGTAGGTCACGAAATTGTCTTCCGTTATTCAGATGCCCACTTAATGAAGGCCGAAGCTATGCTACGTAGTGGACAAGATCCTACTGCTATGGTGAACGAACTTCGTACATTAAGAGGCGCAAACCCACTTACATCCGTAGGAGAGTCACAACTTTTGGATGAAAGAGGTCGTGAGCTTTACCAAGAAGTTTGGAGAAGAAACGATATGATCCGTTTCGGACAGTTCAACAGAGACTGGTTATTTAAAGAATCAAATGAAATTGGAAACACAGCTCGTAACTTGTTCCCAATCCCTCCAACTCAATTGTTGGCTAACCCTAACTTGGTTCAGAATCCTGGATACTAATCCAACATAACATACTAAGTTTAAAAACCCTGACTAATTTAGTCAGGGTTTTTTTATACGCTAACATTTACAATAAATTAGAACTCAGTCAGAATACGCTCCATTTCTTTGTTTAGAACCCAGACAACAAATAACTATTTTAACAGAAACTAGTTAAAAAAATTATACTATTCATCTTCCATGCTTAAAGCAGATTAAGTATCTTGTCCTCCTCATATGAAGAGTAATGAACAGGATTTTTGGGCATTTAATTTTATTTACCATACTACTATCTGGATGCCAAAAAAATGAACTTAAGAGGTTTATTAAATTAGACACCTCCAAAACAGGTATTTATTTCACTAATACCCTAAAAGAGACTCCGGAATTAAATATCCTGAACTACTTGTACTTTTACAATGGAGCAGGAATAGCAGCGGCCGATTTTAATAATGACGGCCTAATTGACCTCTATTTTACAGCCAATCAAGGTGAAGACCAAATCTATATGAACCTTGGTGAAATGAAATTCAAAAACACCACTACCATCTCCCAAATAAAAAATCAGGGGAATTGGACTACCGGGGTAACCCATGTTGATATCAATAATGACGGCCTACTGGATATCTACGTGTGTAAAGTAGGGGATTTTAATGGAATCACAGGCAAAAACCTACTATACGTTAATCAAGGAGTTAACTCTGAAGGCATTCCCGTGTTCAAGGAAGATGCAGCCAAATATGGACTTGATTTTGTTGGATTTTCCACCCAAGCCGCTTTTTTGGATTACGACCTAGATGGGGATCTTGACATGTTTCTAATGAACCATTCTGTACATCCCAATAGCACCTACGGAAAGGGATCTCAAAGAGAATTTATGGATCCAAAATCAGGCGATCGTTTCTTTAAGAATGAAAATGGCAGCTTTATAGACGCTTCAGAAGAAGTCGGTATTTTTCAAGGCAGAATAGGTTATGGATTGGGACTGGGTGTCAGTGATCTCAATAATGATGGCTTTCCGGACATATACGTTGGTAACGATTTTTTTGAAAATGATTACGTATACATCAACCAGACCGATGGCACTTTTAAAGAACTCATCACTAAAAATAATTTAAGTTTAGGTCATACTACACATTACTCCATGGGGAATGACATTGCTGACATTAATAATGACGGTCTAACAGATATTATGTCTTTGGATATGCTGCCTGAAGACTTGGAAACTTATAAAACGTCTGGACTGGAATATGCTTATCCTACCTACCAATCGTATTTAAAAAATGGGTATTCCCCTCAATTTATGCAGAATACAATGCATCTAAATTTAGGTAATAATACATTTAGCGAGATTGGACATTTGGCCGGAATAGCTGCAACAGAATGGTCTTGGGGCGTTTTATTGGCAGATTTTGACAATGATTCCTTTAAAGACGCCTATATCTCCAATGGAATAAAAAAAGCGACCAATGATATGGATTTCATTAGTTTCATCGCAAATGAATCTATTCAGAAAAGACTGGACAAGGGAATGTCCGCTGCTGACATGGAGTTCATCAAAGACATCCCTCAAAAAAAGGTTGCCAATTATTTTTTCAAGAACAATGGTGATCTATCATTTCAGGACGTTTCATTGGATTGGTTTAACAAAGAACCTTCTTTCAGCAACGGATGTGTTTATGCCGACCTGGACAATGACGGCGATCTCGATATTATTGTGAACAACATTGATGAAGAAGCGTTTATACTAGAAAACCAAACCCATGCCAAGGATCAATCCAATTACTTGGAAGTAACCCTGCAAGGGGCATCTGACAATAAATTTGGCATAGGCACTAAACTAATGGCCTACACTCCCAACGGAACCATCTACCAGGAACACTTTGTGACCAGGGGTTATCTATCTGCCGTACCTAACATTCAGCATATGGGTCTTGGAAGTATCACAAGCATTGATTCTCTTAGGGTAATTTGGCCTCAAGGAAAAACGCAAATGCTCTATGATATAAAAGCCAACAAAAGAATAACATTCATAGAGTCGGAGGCAACAAACACTTACGAATACGCTTCTTCCGAGAACACCAATTCCTATTTTTTCAATACGGAAAATATGATTTCCTTTATTCACAAAGATCCTTCAACATTAGAATTCAATAGGGACCCCCTCATTCCCTATGCCAACACTAATGAAGGGCCAGAAATATCAATTGGGGACATCAATAAGGACAATCGGCAGGACATTTTTGTCGGCGGTGCCAAAACACAGGCCTCTCAATTATTTATTCAGAATAAGGAAGGTGGCTTTAGTAGTGTACAGGACGATCTGTTTCTTCAAGACGCCGGTAGTGAAGATATTTCCCAAGTTTTCTTTGATGCAAACGGAGATTCCTGGGCAGACCTTCTTATTGTAAGCGGCGGAAATGAATTTGAAAGTGGCCCGAGGCTACGCCCAAGACTTTACCTTAACCAAAAAGGAACCTTTATAAAAGACACTCTTCAATTTCAAGATGTAGAGTTCAATGCCTCCAAAGTGAAGACAAAAGATATAGACCATGATGGCGACCTAGATGTCTTGATATCTTCAGATCAAATCCCCCTAAAATTTGGTGAATCGGCACGTCAATTCATTTTTCTGAATAACGGTAAAGGCACTTTTTCTCAACCTAAATCGGATAATTTTAAGAGTTTCACGGAGCTACCAAATGTGAAGGATTTTATATGGGCCGATATTGACAACGACGGAAAGGAAGAGCTTATAAGTGTTGGCTATTGGGCACCTATATCTATATTGAAAAATGTAAATGGCAGATATGTTCCTTTTAATTCATCTCAATTGGAAAAGACCAACGGATGGTGGAACGTTGTTGTAGCCGAGGATTTTGACAAAGATGGCGACATAGATCTTGTGGCCGGCAATTGGGGATTAAACAGCAGGTTAAAAGCCTCAAAAGAAAAGCCCTTAACGTTATATAGATCAGATTTTGATGAGAATGGATCTATTGAACCTCTAGTAACCTATTATGAAGGTAACACAGAAACACCCTTCGCTTCAAAAGATGAACTAGTCAAACAAATGCCATTTCTGAACAAAGAATATTTGTCCTATAACCGATTTGCAAAAGCTACTTTAACGGACCTTTTTACCAAACAAAAATTGGAAAATGCTCAAAAAATGCAAATCT encodes the following:
- a CDS encoding VCBS repeat-containing protein codes for the protein MNRIFGHLILFTILLSGCQKNELKRFIKLDTSKTGIYFTNTLKETPELNILNYLYFYNGAGIAAADFNNDGLIDLYFTANQGEDQIYMNLGEMKFKNTTTISQIKNQGNWTTGVTHVDINNDGLLDIYVCKVGDFNGITGKNLLYVNQGVNSEGIPVFKEDAAKYGLDFVGFSTQAAFLDYDLDGDLDMFLMNHSVHPNSTYGKGSQREFMDPKSGDRFFKNENGSFIDASEEVGIFQGRIGYGLGLGVSDLNNDGFPDIYVGNDFFENDYVYINQTDGTFKELITKNNLSLGHTTHYSMGNDIADINNDGLTDIMSLDMLPEDLETYKTSGLEYAYPTYQSYLKNGYSPQFMQNTMHLNLGNNTFSEIGHLAGIAATEWSWGVLLADFDNDSFKDAYISNGIKKATNDMDFISFIANESIQKRLDKGMSAADMEFIKDIPQKKVANYFFKNNGDLSFQDVSLDWFNKEPSFSNGCVYADLDNDGDLDIIVNNIDEEAFILENQTHAKDQSNYLEVTLQGASDNKFGIGTKLMAYTPNGTIYQEHFVTRGYLSAVPNIQHMGLGSITSIDSLRVIWPQGKTQMLYDIKANKRITFIESEATNTYEYASSENTNSYFFNTENMISFIHKDPSTLEFNRDPLIPYANTNEGPEISIGDINKDNRQDIFVGGAKTQASQLFIQNKEGGFSSVQDDLFLQDAGSEDISQVFFDANGDSWADLLIVSGGNEFESGPRLRPRLYLNQKGTFIKDTLQFQDVEFNASKVKTKDIDHDGDLDVLISSDQIPLKFGESARQFIFLNNGKGTFSQPKSDNFKSFTELPNVKDFIWADIDNDGKEELISVGYWAPISILKNVNGRYVPFNSSQLEKTNGWWNVVVAEDFDKDGDIDLVAGNWGLNSRLKASKEKPLTLYRSDFDENGSIEPLVTYYEGNTETPFASKDELVKQMPFLNKEYLSYNRFAKATLTDLFTKQKLENAQKMQIFELKSMYFENDGSGNFTPKELPLIAQSSTTHDILIDDLNLDGYKDMVFVGNTFEISTQLGRLDASHGLVLINDKKGGFYWARNQDFDVSGPARTIQKIIINNREHYIVGMNNASPVFLIKNRK
- a CDS encoding LacI family DNA-binding transcriptional regulator; translated protein: MKRKITLKHIARELEVSISTVSKALKNSEEISRDTKERIQAFAKLYNYKPNNIAISLKNKRTKNIGVIIPNIVHHFFTTVVRGIEKYANERGYNVIVCLSDESFDKEVINMEMLANGSIDGFIMSLSTETQARNDYNHIKEVTSQGIPLVMFDRVTDEVECDKVIIDDRDSAYKAVKKLIDSGRRNIALINTENLSVSKARTEGYYQALKDEGIPIHKDLVLTLPFESIDEAAIQHFFDTVTMDAVLCVNEIFAIYGMRVVQKKGLKIPEDVSFIGFTDGPLSKYANPSLSAVAQHGESMGAIAAKMLIDKVENEEEEEIYRTEILDSTLIERESTIN
- a CDS encoding SusC/RagA family TonB-linked outer membrane protein, yielding MKITLLKSLLLVGAFLCFGLAKAQTVSGTVSDASGPLPGASVLVKGTTNGTQTDFDGNYTLNNVGSTATLVFSYIGYKPLEVAVNSRTTISVTLEEDAQALDEVVIIGYGTTTVKDATGSVTSVTAEDFNGGVIASPEQLIQGKTAGVNIQQTSGEPGAGIQLNIRGSNSVRGDNSPLFVVDGVPLAGGNTSPGGDTGGGGSAVKNPLNFLNPSDIESISILKDASATAIYGSRGANGVVIITTKSGKGSAGGKFEFSSTLSIATPANSYDLLDRDEYLSAVTQFGGDASSVDFGNNTDWQEFLTRTAASQNQNLSYSNNYGSGNIRATFGYGKQFGVVEKSSLERITGRLNISQRFLDDKLTLGLQTSISRVNDETAPLSGGAGFRGDILGAGYSANPTWSTDPNFSDGGTQILPANYLAYTQNETFTNRVLVNGSIDYKFTPELSGKLNMGYDKSEGENTSVISGDVQNFTGIEGQGFGVFNTLNRENHLLEATLNYKKEFEDSSFDALVGYSFQDFNVSGRNSAARTFSTTDLNQMGADLRETVNGAANIIDGSYQQYYYGTNTNGLLVNRLQPNVVSGENVGLGFNRLVDAMTADTFNNTDELQSFFARLNYTISNKYLFTGTVRADGSSRFGPENQYGYFPSGAFAWKMSEEDFVGDAVSTLKLRLSGGITGNQDGLGYGNFVARQRFGDLGIQNDNVVNQNGLAIVATDVPDLKWESTLNFNVGLDFGFNNDRLSGSLDVYRSETTDLILRTPPAAPAVDPFQFGNVDATILNQGIEFSLGYDFIQSANTTFSANFNIAYNQNEVQDFASAINTGEINGQGLSGAFAQRFEAGRSLFSYYMAIFEGFDSNGFPIYQDVDGNGTGDPIADQTFVGEDALPDVTSGLSLNFRSGNWDASTYFSGQFGFSVYNNTANGFFTGGSIGNARNVTQNVVTSGEDGGASADVSTRFLEKGDFVRLQNVSIGYNVPLTGEGLFKSLRLSVTGQNLFLITDYSGLDPEVTTATGDLGSGVPTRGIDWAAYPNPRTITFGLNASF
- a CDS encoding RagB/SusD family nutrient uptake outer membrane protein gives rise to the protein MKRNQFKIYFLTIASVIGLTACTNLEIEETDSIISEGFQGLADPTSTVDELYNRVGGQYGDQANFFALQEVTTDAALVPTRGTDWGDNGLWRVLHNHSWNGEHAFIGTVWNQFNANQLIASQVLDSRSNPTANNIGDASFMRAYSMWVILDNYGQVPFRDTSLPSSALPEVLTGQAALDIILADLDQAIANLPTKSAGTGAELNRASKAAARHLKAKVLLNKHIYLGTSPDSADMAQVISLVDAIAADGFALQAGYFDLFRQEADNETIWSLTSLATGNRIFNGLHYNSTAIGGGGWNGFSTLAEFYDLYEGDPNSNRVDVNGNPLDGQEERRGGVPPAGKPFTGEPGTTDNGGLEDGSNVGFGYLIGQQFALDGTPLKDRAGAPLTFKRDFVDGTGAPSFINNDETTGIRVQKYNVRYGGGFVGHEIVFRYSDAHLMKAEAMLRSGQDPTAMVNELRTLRGANPLTSVGESQLLDERGRELYQEVWRRNDMIRFGQFNRDWLFKESNEIGNTARNLFPIPPTQLLANPNLVQNPGY
- the pgmB gene encoding beta-phosphoglucomutase; the protein is MVIKGFIFDLDGVIVDTAKYHYLAWKKLANELGFEFSEEQNEAFKGVSRKRCLQILLELGEVDATKEQFDNWMIEKNEDYLSYIEKMDASEILPDVPKILDFLKANNIPMALGSASKNAIPILKKVGLLSYFKVVVDGNNVTKAKPDPEVFLLAAKDIGVEPTDCVVFEDALAGIQAANSAGMTSIGIGDKTILTEAQYNFNDFTEISTDFINQLTTL
- a CDS encoding glycoside hydrolase family 65 protein codes for the protein MNQDYIIPNVWSIIEEGFDKEKVKSSESLFSIGNGAMGQRANFEEQYSGHTFQGSYIAGVYYPDKTRVGWWKNGYPEYFAKVINAPNWIGIDVEIDGASLDLNTCKKVSQYKRELNMKEGWYQRTFVATLPSDQEIEVKVIRFLSLDIDEAGAIKYEVKALSGNMEVSFSPYVDSGITNEDTNWDDKFWNTTKVSSQGQQGFIEAHTMKTNFATCTFMESKVFHNGKEVALNSDAHIEEHKVRFTYKVTLNKGESATLHKFGGYTVSRNHEATELVNAAKAVLKKVTTMGFDALLDKQKQAWEKIWEMSDITIEGDIKAQQGIRFNIFQLNQTYLGKDSRLNIGPKGFTGEKYGGSTYWDTEAYCIPFYMATKDQLVARNLLKYRYNHLEKAIENAKKLGFSNGAALYPMVTMNGEECHNEWEITFEEIHRNGAIAFAIYNYYRFTGDYSYIPEMGLEVLIAISRFWQQRATFSKQKNKFVILGVTGPNEYENNVNNNWYTNYLAKWCINYTLEQIGKVKDGYSDDHKRIIGMTKLTTAEMESWKEVADNMYFPFSEELGINLQQDGFLDKELITVANLDRTQRPINQKWSWDRILRSPYIKQADTLQGFYLFEDHFSLEELEKHFDFYEPFTVHESSLSPCVHSIQAAKLNRMDQAYTFYLRTSRLDLDDYNKEVEEGLHITSMAGTWMSIVEGFGGMRVVDDKLSFTPRIPKQWKAYSFKVNFRNRILKVKVTEAGASFDLEGTDEMSIRVKGKRLVLKAGETISTSS